The following coding sequences are from one Schizosaccharomyces osmophilus chromosome 1, complete sequence window:
- the mug16 gene encoding UNC-50 family protein, implicated in vesicle-mediated transport, protein MLFVDFLAVGVILSSIYYFVAKKFLLKGIYRESASVGSFQNQLEWKYCFDIHCNSFFPVFVLLYILQLILLPIISGSNFVSLFLGNSLYLVALCYYTYLTFIGYQTLPFLKDTHTLLIPIPMFLIMWALSLLGYNVPQHIISVYFRNDA, encoded by the exons ATGCTGTTTGTCGATTTTCTGGCTGTTGGGGTCATCCTTTCCTCCATTTACTACTTTGTCgcaaaaaagtttcttctCAAGGGCATTTATCGGGAATCTGCATCCGTTGGttcatttcaaaatcaattgGAATGGAAATATTGCTTTGATATTCATTGCaactctttctttcctgtCTTTGTACTTTTATACATTCTCCAGTTGATCCTTTTACCCATTATCAGCGGCTCAAATTT TGTTTCTCTATTTTTAGGAAACTCGCTTTATTTAGTTGCCCTTTGCTACTATACCTATTTAACTTTTATCGGATATCAAA CTTTACCCTTTCTAAAGGATACACACACTCTGTTGATTCCTATACCCATGTTTCTCATTATGTGGGCTTTGTCACTCTTGGGTTACAACGTTCCTCAACACATTATTTCTGTGTATTTCAGAAATGATGCTTAA
- the trs401 gene encoding SSU-rRNA maturation protein Tsr4-like protein 1 Tsr401 → MNRNWLTTKVWLGTPDVNVSDQETPDQYSTFLGDSPVFLENVSVNPDDIRCGNCNSYCRFLLQCYAPIEGDESKERALYIWACHDQACRRSSKSVICLRGVQVVQYSKQETEPPKKAPAEEVSKPTKINPFTSSSSSTTKASNPFSSSFSSPNPFALSSQPSSPCPDPPKDEKHLIKTQNSFAAMALTGANKNPETKNSSSDKVYVDAQNMPIHPQVTTTYDYPMIPKFPGMFLTLDSEYLPKSLKAKEMKKGSSSLKIQETMDSYGNWDNESYEKSPAVYEKAFRNFTDLISHNPTQCVRYERGGKPLLSSSRDTVGKMFNNADPYTNTLPVCSLCKSPRIFEMQLMPYSISVLDDEVAEWSTILVATCSVDCRPPLNKYQVGYAKEWVGIQWE, encoded by the coding sequence ATGAATCGTAATTGGTTAACTACAAAAGTTTGGCTTGGTACGCCAGATGTGAATGTTTCCGATCAAGAAACCCCAGACCAATATTCTACGTTTTTAGGTGATTCTCCTgtatttttggaaaatgttTCCGTAAATCCAGATGATATTCGGTGCGGAAATTGTAACTCTTACTGTCGGTTTTTGCTTCAGTGTTATGCACCCATAGAAGGtgatgaaagcaaagaacGCGCGTTATACATTTGGGCTTGTCACGACCAGGCCTGTAGAAGATCGTCCAAATCGGTCATTTGCCTTCGTGGTGTTCAAGTGGTCCAATATTCAAAACAGGAAACTGAACCACCTAAAAAGGCACCTGCCGAAGAAGTTTCAAAACCAACAAAAATCAATCCATTTACCTCTTCCTCTAGTAGTACCACAAAGGCTTCTAATCCCTTCTCtagttctttttcttcgcCAAATCCTTTCGCCTTGTCTTCTCAGCCGTCGTCTCCTTGCCCTGATCCGCCTAAGgatgaaaagcatttgaTTAAAACGCAGAATTCGTTTGCTGCTATGGCACTTACTGGTGCTAACAAGAATCcagaaacgaaaaactCTTCTTCCGATAAAGTATATGTTGACGCTCAGAATATGCCAATTCATCCTCAAGTCACTACTACATATGATTATCCTATGATTCCCAAATTTCCAGGCATGTTTTTGACTCTTGACTCAGAATATTTGCCGAAGTCATTAAaggcaaaagaaatgaaaaaaggtTCAAGTTCTTTAAAGATACAGGAAACTATGGACTCGTATGGAAATTGGGATAATGAGTCTTATGAGAAATCACCTGCTGTCTATGAAAAGGCTTTTCGGAATTTTACTGATCTTATATCACATAACCCTACTCAGTGTGTGCGTTATGAACGGGGAGGGAAGCCCCTCTTATCTTCTAGTAGAGATACCGTTGGAAAAATGTTTAACAACGCTGATCCTTACACTAATACTTTACCAGTATGTTCTCTTTGCAAGTCTCCGAGAATCTTTGAAATGCAGCTTATGCCTTACTCCATATCTGTACTCGACGATGAGGTGGCAGAATGGTCTACAATCTTGGTTGCTACTTGTTCTGTGGACTGCAGACCACCATTAAATAAGTATCAAGTTGGCTATGCAAAGGAATGGGTTGGTATCCAATGGGAGTAA
- the gga22 gene encoding Golgi localized Arf binding gamma-adaptin-like protein Gga22, which yields MSSSKRKLYRLIQNATEPFTFEPDLALNLDITDLINQAQGNIPREAAFAIVRKVNDRNPTVAYLALNLLDICVKNCGYAFHLQIATKEFLNEFVRRFPERPPSRLNKIQIMILSLIEEWRRTICRTDRYNEDLGFIRDMHRLLSYKGYTFPEIAKDNLAVLSQKSVLKTAEELEKEDRDAMSAKLQEHIRRGTPHDLMEANKLMKVMAGYDSEHKRRYKEHVLVELEKVKRKASLFGEMLNEIKESDKLTAGDLYEELAYSLKAAVIKVDKILEELDSSDEYYSSVIDLKSLILALLSQYDHLLKGDFHSAQHTSSNAHSLLQSTSNLSKDANENIATDPAPTPASQSAMDLLIDLDVGSSIQPNTSNAQIPFVQNSSPLHLPTGIPNSVDRTETPPAVGAISLSENFSNMSLSSHQADPSGTNVLPTTVFSNEHVMFQLAPKKVCDGRYVLLATYSNSNSSKSIEDLQSFIALPKKYALELKPQSGTRLSPLQQNGIHQEMFVSNVSTDTPELPMRFKFTYYVNNVQEEHTGQSTVKLN from the exons ATGTCGAGTTCAAAACGCAAGCTTTACCGTTTAATTC AAAATGCTACGGAACCATTCACGTTTGAGCCCGACTTGGCTCTAAACTTGGACATCACTGACTTGATCAATCAAGCGCAGGGAAATAT TCCTCGTGAAGCTGCTTTCGCAATTGTCAGAAAAGTCAATGATCGAAATCCAACAGTAGCTTATCTAGCCCTGAAT CTTCTCGATATTTGTGTGAAAAACTGTGGTTATGCATTTCATTTGCAAATCGCTACCAAAGAGTTCCTCAACGAATTCGTCCGTCGATTTCCTGAAAGGCCTCCCTCTcgtttaaataaaattcagATTATGATCCTTTCTCTTATTGAAGAATGGCGACGAACCATTTGCCGTACCGATCGTTACAATGAAGACCTAGGTTTCATCCGAGACATGCACAGACTCTTGTCTTACAAAG GTTATACATTCCCTGAAATAGCAAAAGATAACCTTGCTGTGTTAAGTCAAAAATCAGTGCTGAAAACTGCtgaagaacttgaaaaagaagaccGCGATGCCATGTCCGCCAAACTTCAGGAGCACATTCGTCGTGGTACCCCTCACGATCTTATGGAAGCCAACAAACTTATGAAGGTAATGGCCGGTTATGACTCCGAACATAAACGCCGATACAAGGAACATGTCTTGGTCGAGCTCGAAAAggtaaagagaaaagcCTCCCTTTTTGGTGAAATGcttaatgaaataaaagaatcgGATAAGCTCACCGCGGGTGATTTGTACGAAGAACTTGCTTATTCCCTCAAAGCTGCTGTCATTAAAGTGGACaagattttggaagagttgGACTCTTCAGATGAATATTACAGTAGCGTTATAGACCTTAAGTCTTTAATTCTCGCTTTACTCAGCCAATATGACCATCTTTTGAAAGGCGACTTTCACTCTGCGCAGCATACATCTTCGAATGCTCATTCTCTCCTTCAATCAACCTCTAACCTTTCTAAGGATGCAAATGAGAATATCGCAACCGATCCGGCTCCCACTCCTGCATCTCAGTCTGCCATGGACTTGCTAATAGACTTAGATGTTGGCTCATCTATACAACCCAACACTTCAAATGCTCAGATACCCTTCGTCCAGAATAGCAGTCCTCTCCATTTGCCTACTGGTATACCAAACTCTGTCGATAGAACTGAAACACCTCCAGCTGTGGGCGCAATTTCTCTGTctgaaaacttttcaaacatGTCTTTATCATCTCACCAAGCAGATCCTTCAGGCACCAACGTTTTGCCTACTACTgttttttctaatgaaCATGTGATGTTCCAATTGGCACCTAAAAAAGTTTGTGATGGAAGATATGTTTTACTTGCTACTTATTCCAATTCCAATTCTTCTAAAAGTATCGAAGACTTACAATCTTTTATTGCTTTACCCAAAAAGTATGCTTTGGAATTAAAACCTCAGTCTGGCACTCGCTTGTCTCCGTTGCAACAAAATGGGATTCATCAGGAAATGTTCGTTTCCAACGTATCTACGGATACTCCTGAATTACCTATGCGGTTTAAGTTTACATACTACGTGAACAACGTCCAAGAAGAACATACGGGACAGTCGACGGTTAAACTGAATTAG